The following DNA comes from Pelecanus crispus isolate bPelCri1 unplaced genomic scaffold, bPelCri1.pri SCAFFOLD_31, whole genome shotgun sequence.
ATTCTGTGATCCACAGATTTCCTCAGGTCATTTAACAAAGCCATTGCTCCTTCCTGGCCCTGACTGTATGACCTGTAACTGTGTCCTGGATCAGGCTGGGCTGGAGTTAATTCTCTTCATAGCAGACCACAGGGTGTTCTGCTTTGCATCTGTTACTCCACCAGCACTGAtgacacaccagtgttttggctgctgctgaagagccCTTGCACTACTCTAGGCTGTCGGTCCTGTCATACGTGAAGCAGCCTGAGGAGGTAATGGGTAGCTCATGAACCATCTCCACTGCCGTTGGACACCAAGAAGAAAGCCTTTAAAGCCAGAACTTTTGATCTAATGGAACCCAACATTACCATGAGGTTAACCCCAagcacaggaggagaaaagacgCATTAAAAGACCAATTCCTTAGTCATTTTGTTGGAAGCAACTTTGTAAGAATAGCTTAGCCGGCACTGCACCCGGGAGATCACCTTTTATTGAAGAGTTGCTTTTAAACAGCTCACAGCTGACAGTGTTGTGCAAGGGTCAGAGACAACAGGATCAAACCTCAAGAGAAGCCGTCTAAACccaggaaaaatacataaaagtatGATtgtcagaagagaaaaaagtagaTTCCTTGCCTCATATAAACCCTGGGAAATGTTCAGAGAATGGGAGGCAGGTTATTGTCAGTGGAAGAGGGTGAGATGGGTCAGTTTCCATAGGGCATCCTTGAGCACCTGGTTCCTCGCACTGTAGATGAGAGggttcactgctggaggcaccacTGAGTACAGAACTGCAACCACCAGGTCCAAGGATGGGGAGGAAGTGGAAGGGGGCTTCAGGTAGGCAAAGGTGCTAGTGCTGACAACcagggagaccacagccaggtgagggaggcaTGTGGAGAAGGCTTTGTGCTGTCCTTGCTCAGAGGGGAtcctcagcacagccctgaagatctgcactTAGGACACcaccatgaaaacaaaagagctGAAAGATACTAAACGAATAAACACAAGAATTCCAACTTCCGTGAGGTAGGCATTtgagcaggagagcttgaggatgtgggggatttcacagaagaactggcCAACAGCATTGCCGTGGCAGAGATGTAGTGAAAATGTATTGGCCGTGTGCAGCAAGGCATTGAGAAACCCACCaccccaggcagctgcccagcagGGTCCTGTAGTGCAGgtgtttgcagatggcaacgtAGCGGTTGTAGGCCatcacagtgagaaaaaaatactttcctccaatcaagaagagaaagaaaaacatctgtgcAGCATATCCTGAGTAGGAGATGGCCCTGGTGTCCCACAGGGAATTGGCCATGACGTTCGGGACAATGGTGGAGATGGAGGCCAGGTCAAGGAGGgagaggttgaggaggaagaagtacatggggTTGTGGAGGCGGTGGTCACAGGCTATGGCAGTGATGATGATGCTGttggccaggagggcagccaggtggatgcccaggaagagccagaagtgcaggagctgcagctcccgtgTGTCTGTGAATGCCAGGAGAAagaactcagtgatggagctgctgttggacatctgctgcctctgggcatgGGGACTGTCATAGGACTGTCATAGGACTGTCataggagaaaaaggaaaaaagaaagcaacatgTTAAGGGAGACTTCCCTGAACAATATAAAAGCCATTTCCCACAGACCCTCCCCCTGTCACACCCCCTGCAAGAATCGCAGTAGATGTCTTCGGAGACAACAGAATCACTGAACccttcaggttggaagggaccctggGAGGTCTTTAGACTAACCTCCTGCTCACATGGGGATGAACAATGAATTCCCACTAacttcctgtcctggtttcagctgggatagagttaattttcttcctagtagtaggcatagtgctgtgttttggatttagtaggagaagaatgttgataacacgctgatgtttttagttgttgctaagtactgcttatgctactcaaggacttttccgcttcccatgctctgccaggtgcacaagaaactgggagggggcacagccagaatagttgatccaaactgaccaaagggctattccataccatatgatgtcatgctcaatatataaactgtgtggggttggccggggagcagcgatcgctgctcgggaactgtctgggtatcggtgggtgggtggtgagcaattgcattgtgcatcacttgctttgtatattattattattatcattactatactgttactattagcattactattttactttatttcaattattaaactgttcttatctcaacgcgggagtgtttctcactgttactgctccgattctctcccccatcccatcagggtaaggggagtgagcgagcagctgtgtggtgcttagttgctggctggggctaaaccacaacacttccTAAGGGCTTTTCTCCAAGGCTGTATTGAAAACGGCTAAGACCTTTGGTGTACTCCTGGAAACCCTCTGAGTTTCCCTCCCcaggagggagccagggcaAAAGGGCCTCTGAGGTCAAAAAGTGCATCAAACAGCCAGAGcgcaaagcagagggagaagagaaataggtgcaggggacatggctgggacagtGCTTTCAAGGTAACATCTGCCACAGAAGCACAGTAACAGTGAAAGGCATTGGGAGGTCATGGAGTGAGTGAGAAAAGGGCCTGGCAGAGAAGAGCCCGGAGAGGCAGGAGACAAGCTggaaatggaggggaaaaagagggcCTGTGGAAAGTGAGGATGCTCATCCTGTGCAGGTGCTTGGGAAGACACTGGTGGCGGAGCAGCTGCTGCGGAAGGAGCAGGAacctggcttctgctgcaggtACTTGTGATGTCACCTGCTGCCGAGCAACTGCTAGGGCAGGAGTTTTTAAACGACTTGTGCAGATGCTGGCGATATCACTTGTGACTGAGTAGCAGACAGCTAGGAAAAGATGCATCGCCCGCTTAGGTGTCTGTGATGTCACTCGTGGCCGGAACCAGCCTGTTGCTGTttcaggtgcttgtgatgttaCTGGTGGCTGAGGAGCTGATAGGGCAGGGGTTTCTGTGTGATTCATGAAGGTGGTTTTTGATGTCATATGTGCCTGAGAGGATGATAGGGCAGGCATAGAGAACAGCTTTATGCAGGTGCAATATGCATAGCTaaataaagagaacaaattcCCTTGGTAATTCTGTGCTAAGGTGTCCTTGCCTCTCTCCTAGGCCAGCAAAGAACTGACTTTTACACAGGTCACCCGAGGATGACTGCTGCCAGGAGAGATCCTTCCTGTGCTTGGCTGCTCACCTGGACCCTGTTCCTGCTCACATCCCCATTCCCAACGCCTGTCTCGCTGGATTCGATTTCTAGAGGTCACGGTAGTCCCAAGCGCTGGCATTTGGAGATGAAAGCCGATGCTGAAGGAGAAGCACCTTCGCGCCTTTTGCAGTGAGTCATGGCAGGCTTGGGAGCTAGGTGGTTTATACTTTGTGTGAGGAGAAATGCCTACACATTTCTGCCTCGGTTTTGCCTCAGAAACTGATTTCATATGTAGAATGCCTTGCGACAGGCTTGGAAAGAGGCCAGAAGGCGTATGAACTGCAGCTCTTGTGGGACACTGCAGAAGCATCTTCAGGGTGAAGCGTTGTCTTTTTTACTCAGACTCCACTGCCCAGGAAACCAGCTTCTTCACCGAACCAAGGAGTAAAAAGAGTGGAAACCCATCGTCTTAACAAGATGACCCTGCTGGTGGGGACCGTCAGTGGCAATGCTTGTAATGCCTTGGTTTGCTTGTGTCTCTTGCACCAGATGTCacacttgggagaagacaacGTGAATCACACACAGGTGACCTGCGCCTCTAATCGAGCAGCACTGGAGATGCTTTGTTcctgggcatttttttccctgagatctCTACATGCTAATTTAATATGATCAGCAGGTTTAGAAAGCTTCCACCCCTCTGGATCACAAGGGTGCTTTCATAAAGGAAGTCTCGAGTTACAcaatttcaaaaaaaccctgaacccCTCTGTTCCTTCTTGCATGGTCAAACACTCTGCAGAAGTTAGAAACACCACTCAGGACTGGGTCTGGTTATGATggcaattttattgttttgatcGCCTGAAACACCTGGCAAGAGTGAGGCAACATTTGCTGGTGACGCTGCAAACGTTGCTTACTTCTGAGTCCTCCCCTCCAGAGTTCTCTTCGGATTtctcttcttgcatttctttttcgATTCTGGATCACCAGAATGCTCACTTCCATCTTTTGCCGCTTTCTTTCAGGCACActttcatcttcctctgcacaggacagtttcctctttctgcatctttgtttttcatttgcctggCAAGAGTCTGCAGACTCTGGGTGAACTGGCACCGGTGGGAGCACACGCTGTTCAAGTGAGGatttccctggctgctgctcaccTACTGAAGCAGAATGTGAGTCTGCTCTGTGGCCACCTGAGCTGTGCACACCTTCCCCTCCTGAGCTTCTGCCATTCTCAGGGCTGTTCTTCTCCCTGtgggaagagctgcacaggTTCCCAGTGCCGCGCGCCAGCTGATGGCGAGTGTGCTCCTGCGTTTCTGCACAGCAAGCCTGCCTCCACCTGGGAGGCAGACAGTCTGGTTGGCTTCCGTTCAGCTTCTTCCCCTGCTTGGTGTCAATGCGCGCCCtcttcctgctgcagtgctgagggGGAGTTCCTGCAGAgtcctgcatttttctcttcccttggatcctctgcctgttttctccACGTTGCTGATTCCTCAGTGCCACGGTGCCTCTGGAAAATGGAGTCTTCAGCCCTTGACCCAGCTTTGCCACGGAAATGCTCTTTGTCTCTTGGCATTCAGTGCCTGCTCCAGGGGTCAAATCATGGTGCCTGGAGAAACAACGGTGATCTTAGTCTAGGGCTGTTGTTGCAGCCTCCTCGTGGCTTCAGTCTCATCCTATCATTTTCTGGCAGCACTTGATATGGCACGCAGAAGACTGAAGCAGAACTAGAAGCTGGAAATTAGATCATGGTCTTCCAGCTATGTCTGTCCCTTTCCGAGCACTAACTCATCTTTGTGCCCTCTCAGACCTCCCTTTCACCTCTTGTCACAGCTAGTCAGTCTCAGAGAGCACACAGCCAGCAAGTTGCACAAGCACAACAGATTAGTGCCAgacaaggagggagaagaaaggagcaggCGAACTGCAGAACAGAGAGAACTGAACGAGACAAACAGTCATTCTTTCCAAGGactgaaagcaaaacccactggaggagaacaacaacaacagcaagaGCAGTAACAGGAGCGGGAGTGTATTCTGAACGCCCCTTCACGCTTGTTATTACCTGGCATAGAAGAGTAAATATGCACGCTGGCAGAGAACCGTCTTGATGTCACAAAGACCTACAGAGGCATCATTCATCTTGTACCACCGTCCATTGCTGgcctgcaaagaaaggcaacGATCTCTTCAGATGAACTGCAGcggttttaaaacaaaaccacagacagAACACCACTGCAGGACACAATACACCAACGCAAATCACAGAGCTGACTTCTACCTTCACGAAGCAGTAATAGTGTCCTGCCTGACAGCCAGAACCTTCATGTACCAGGACGGCATACAAGGAATAGAGCAGTGGTTCTCCACCCGCCTGAGACATGTATGCACCAAGGTCCAAATATTCTGGATACTGCACAACCTAAAGGGACACCAAGAAGACTCACAAATTATCCTGAGAGTCTTTAGGAAGCAGCCTGAGAAAACCTTGTCACCAACCACAGGCTAGAGGTGTAGAAATAGATCTTCTGGGTTCATCAAAACCAGGTGTTGCCATTTCATCATTGAGGTGGCAGAAAACCATTCTCAGCCAAACCAGCTCTTTACGAGCGCAGTAGGTGCTTATCTTCACATTGGAACTTTCCTCTTACCACAAGGGAAAGAGCAAGGCATAGCTATTGCACTGATTTTGCTTAGACGGCTGCACTCAGTAGCTGTCGTGCAAACATGAACAAGTTCCAAAAAAGGATTCTCCCTCAGGAAAGGTCTCCTTCCAAGCAGACAAAGTTGCAGTGCACTTGTAAACATACCTTGCTAATCTTTCTGCCAGAGAAAGCATCAAATCTCTTCAAGCACACTGTCAGGACATTGGAGGAACGATGTATTGTAAGGCTCTTGGATGCAGTGGCCAGCTGTTCACACCTTCAAACAAGCACAGACCCAAGTGTTGCAGCCTATCTTCTCCCCACTCCGCCCCCCCATTCATGGATGGTTGAGTTAAGGCTTGTTTTGCCCAACTATCGTATGCACGTGTTTGCATTTCAGACCCCTTAAGTCCACACACTCTCAGTGAAGGTAGCTTTGGTCTAGGCTGGCTCActttggagagcagcagcctgcagtcTACAAGACAAGAACTAGGCTTGACAGCATTCAGAGAGCCAGTGGGGGCTGCTACTGCTCCGAGCACTGAGGTCTCCTGGAGAGAGACGCAAGCATCCAAAAAGCCTTGGAAACGAAACTGTTGATTGCTTTCTTGAAGACGCTGCTGTTGCCAAATGCCTGTCCAGAGCTCCTCCTTGCTTCAGCTCACCACTGCCTACGAGGCGtgtcttttcccttctggccaTAGGGGTAGTTCAGTGGGCAACTTCATAGCTAGCTAGGAAGGTTGACCCCTACCAGGGCAGACAATGCCAGGAATCAAATTCTCATCAGAGCTTTCCAAGTAttcaggcagaagggaaagaaattacctgtcttagaaacaaatgcattattttccaaGTTCCAGGTTGTTCAGGTGGATTAGTTGtatggggaagaaagaaaaagaagaaaccccAAGCTGCCTCATGACTGGGTTTCTCAATTAAGTCAAGACAGAACTAGTGCTCCCAGCCATGCAGTCCCGTAACCCAGTATCTGCTGGGAAGATGTCATTAGTAATAATCTTACTTGCTGCATTTGTAGCCATTTTCACCATCCAGCTGCTCAGGTTTGACAAAGTCTTCCAGAGCTCCAGTGACAGAGGAGGCTGCCtggatgagaaagaaaggagagcactAAGCTCCTGGAAACTCAAAATCCCAAGAAATAGCTACCCGTGTAGTACCAGCGTTGTCCCAAGAAGCAGCTACCCCCGGGTGGTACCAGAGTTGTCCATGGTACAGGTCAAAAATAACACAAGCAATCGACCCCATCCATCCAGCAATCAGAGGCGTATTGAGGGAGTCCGAAGCAGGGTGGTATGACAGTGTCATCATGGCTGTAGGTACCATCCTTACTCTTTGCTCAGCtgacacccagcacccagcacagggaGACCATTTACAGGGCTTCCCCAGAAGGAGCACACAAGTCCAGTTCCCTCCCCATCCACCACCAAGCTCTTGTGAGGTCACAGGCCACAGGTTGAAGTCAGCAGAGTTTACTGGAGATAAACTAGGCCCCTGTGGGGacctggaaacattttgcacCACAATTTCCAAACATCTTACCTTGATGTCCAAAGGAATATCAAGGAATGCCTCATAGGTGTCGGAAACAGCTTTGCAACTCAAGCATGTTACtggaaggcagagaaatgctTATCAGGTTGGGAAGGAGACTGACTCTGCCCATTTCACCAACCAACACATACCGCTTTAGACACACGGGACATACTGCTGCATACTAGAAGCTGTTTACCACAAACAGAGGAAGAGCCACAGATCATTCTAAggacagtaatattttttaaaagtacctcTTGATCTTAGAAAGCCCCCAAATATTTGCTGGATGATGGTAGTTCCTTGAGAAGAGCTGTCCAAGCTGGAAACAAATGGTAAGGCAGAGAGTTATCTCTTTCAGGAGTTCTTGGTCTGAAAACCCTGGGCGCAGGGTTTTCTTGATGGGAGTACATCAAGGAGTCCAAAGGGCTCAGGAACATTGAAAAGGTAATTTGCTTGTGCTTACTGGCTGCTTCCACTCAGGCAAGCTCTCTGCATGGCATCAA
Coding sequences within:
- the LOC142596981 gene encoding ubiquitin carboxyl-terminal hydrolase 42-like, which produces MAWPQQQRAGAGLYNLGNTCYLNSVLQCLTYTPPLTNYLLSREHSQSCCRQGFCMMCVMEAHVNKVLHSSASAIQPRAVVRAHFELGVQEDAHEFLCYTVDAMQRACLSGSSHLDSSSQGTTIIQQIFGGFLRSRVTCLSCKAVSDTYEAFLDIPLDIKAASSVTGALEDFVKPEQLDGENGYKCSKCEQLATASKSLTIHRSSNVLTVCLKRFDAFSGRKISKVVQYPEYLDLGAYMSQAGGEPLLYSLYAVLVHEGSGCQAGHYYCFVKASNGRWYKMNDASVGLCDIKTVLCQRAYLLFYASIIITAIACDHRLHNPMYFFLLNLSLLDLASISTIVPNVMANSLTSTFAYLKPPSTSSPSLDLVVAVLYSVVPPAVNPLIYSARNQVLKDALWKLTHLTLFH